From one Colletotrichum destructivum chromosome 3, complete sequence genomic stretch:
- a CDS encoding Putative CAP domain-containing protein, whose amino-acid sequence MHLLTIAAFALLTPLTSAQTAVTTITQRPPSPTAEPEWTSDEAFTSAVLNSTNHYRGEHNASDVAWNDTLADFAAGYLDDMPGGDDGCVFAHSGGPYGENLAKGYPDAARSVEAWGDERDDYDFDEGEFDEDTGHFTQLVWKATTDVGCGRKLCGDGQWYLVCEYWPRGNVQGQFVEQVQEEALGVRCAPGTMLFGVVGMASLWVLV is encoded by the coding sequence ATGCATCTCCTGACAATCGCTGCCTTTGCCCTCCTCACCCCGCTCACATCCGCCCAGACGGCCGTGACGACAATCACCCAGCGCCCCCCGAGCCCGACCGCCGAGCCTGAGTGGACGTCGGACGAGGCCTTCAcctccgccgtcctcaacAGCACGAATCACTACCGCGGCGAGCACAACGCCTCCGACGTCGCCTGGAACGACACCCTCGCCGACTTCGCTGCCGGCTacctcgacgacatgcccggcggcgacgacggctgcGTCTTTGCGCACTCGGGCGGCCCTTACGGCGAGAACCTGGCCAAGGGGTACCCGGACGCGGCGCGCAGTGTCGAGGCCTGGGGTGACGAGCGCGACGACtacgactttgacgaggGTGAGTTCGACGAGGACACCGGCCACTTCACGCAGCTCGTGTGGAAGGCCACCACCGACGTCGGCTGCGGCCGCAAGCTGTGCGGCGACGGGCAGTGGTACCTCGTGTGCGAGTACTGGCCGAGGGGCAACGTCCAGGGCCAGTTTGTGGAACAGGTGCAGGAAGAGGCGCTCGGGGTGAGGTGTGCCCCCGGGACGATGCTGTTCGGTGTTGTCGGAATGGCCTCACTCTGGGTATTGGTATGA